A genomic window from Brassica rapa cultivar Chiifu-401-42 unplaced genomic scaffold, CAAS_Brap_v3.01 Scaffold0495, whole genome shotgun sequence includes:
- the LOC117130482 gene encoding uncharacterized protein LOC117130482, which produces MGDSVPLKLALPELKYPIGSQPKEKSAINQYSGSEYISIVKSILKPDEMIRVRGSFLGPVMKLSERGLKLSAKIVYAILTRSIVSVKENEAWFHFGAQPMRFSIKEFHMMTGLKCSGALEGPRRETERFNWELLKGRSHKLSDVVDQLRNTREDASEERVCLAMLILVESILLRKSKGGSFPLEYAKNAQDMTYPWGKEAYIVLLKSIQNAVANHLENKSKFELQGYPLVFLLWILESIPLLRDKFSKCVPTVEVPGPTYLCEKYTEVENPSLDRVLQVEADTKLKVHCILPSIPHDPEDDISIEDKYSEELETVKDVTKKGYKITADDWENRCVDTFDTLDALIQMMANKETGQASTPIDEDSVNEKVNRIITVMEENLKSMKDRMSLLEEENIHLRARVSELEGNNNVFPTNVTQKRSSGTPLSPMSHTQPSSETPLSPMSHTQPSSETHLSPMSQQPNLTHEVCNQ; this is translated from the exons atgggAGATTCAGTACCTCTAAAACTAGCACTGCCAGAGCTGAAGTATCCTATTGGTTCACAGCCAAAGGAAAAGTCAGCAATCAACCAATACTCTGGCTCAGAGTATATCTCTATTGTCAAAAGCATCCTAAAACCAGATGAGATGATAAGAGTCCGAGGATCATTTCTGGGACCTGTAATGAAGCTCAGTGAGAGAGGATTGAAGTTATCAGCAAAGATAGTCTACGCCATTCTCACTAGAAGCATCGTTTCTGTCAAGGAGAATGAAGCCTGGTTCCATTTCGGTGCGCAGCCAATGAGGTTCTCTATAAAAGAATTTCATATGATGACAGGCTTGAAATGTAGTGGTGCATTAGAAGGACCACGAAGGGAAACCGAGAGATTTAATTGGGAATTGCTAAAGGGGCGTAGTCATAAGTTAAGTGACGTGGTGGACcagctcagaaacacaagagaagatgcttctgaGGAGAGAGTATGCCTTGCAATGCTCATCCTGGTAGAGAGCATATTATTGCGGAAGAGCAAAGGAGGGAGTTTTCCTTTGGAATATGCGAAAAATGCACAGGATATGACATATCCATGGGGAAAAGAGGCTTACATTGTGCTCCTGAAGTCAATTCAAAACGCTGTCGCGAATCATTTGGAGAATAAATCCAAATTTGAGTTGCAAGGTTATCCTCTAGTATTCCTTCTTTGGATACTTGAGTCGATTCCTTTGCTAAGGGATAAGTTCAGTAAGTGTGTACCAACAGTTGAGGTTCCTGGGCCGACTTACTTGTGTGAAAAATACACTGAGGTAGAGAATCCATCACTTGATAGGGTTTTACAGGTTGAAGCTGATACAAAG CTGAAGGTCCATTGCATACTACCTTCTATTCCTCATGATCCAGAAGATGATATCTCCATTGAAGACAAATATAGTGAAGAGCTGGAAACAGTGAAAGATGTAACAAAGAAAGGGTACAAGATTACAGCCGATGACTGGGAAAATAGGTGTGTAGACACATTTGACACATTGGATGCTCTTATTCAAATGATGGCAAATAAGGAGACTGGCCAAGCTTCTACTCCGATTGATGAGGATTCAGTAAATGAAAAAGTGAACAGGATCATCACGGTAATGGAGGAGAATCTGAAGAGCATGAAGGATCGAATGTCATTactggaagaagaaaacatacatCTTAGAGCTCGTGTGTCAGAGTTGGAAGGAAACAACAATGTTTTTCCCACTAACGTGACACAAAAG CGATCCAGTGggacacctttatctccaatgtctcacacgcaaccatcgagtgagacacctttatctccaatgtctcacacgcaaccatcgagtgagacacatttatctccaatgtctcaacagcctaatttgacacatgaggtatgtaaccaataa